A genomic stretch from Pradoshia eiseniae includes:
- a CDS encoding zf-HC2 domain-containing protein: protein MMMRQCPDDIEEYIHDYLDGEIDTEKANILLDHIADCDECMLTFQELNRTIALLQESHIEAPANFTSKVMDSLPKPSRNVNMKRWLQRNPVLIAASLFLMLMGGTIFSYWGEEQQFSFSKDPDVVVLGQTVIVPEGKTVEGDMVVKNGDIKVEGTVEGNLTVINGDKYLAGAGEVTGDIEEIDQLFEWVWYNVKETVKNIF from the coding sequence ATGATGATGAGACAATGTCCAGATGATATCGAGGAATATATCCATGATTATCTTGATGGAGAGATTGATACGGAAAAAGCAAATATACTTCTGGACCATATTGCGGACTGTGATGAGTGCATGCTCACATTTCAGGAACTGAACAGAACGATTGCCTTGCTGCAAGAATCCCATATAGAGGCGCCCGCTAATTTCACCAGTAAGGTGATGGACTCATTGCCAAAGCCCTCACGTAACGTGAACATGAAGAGATGGCTTCAGCGAAATCCAGTTTTGATTGCTGCTTCTTTGTTCCTCATGCTTATGGGCGGGACCATATTCTCTTATTGGGGAGAAGAGCAGCAATTCTCATTCTCGAAGGATCCGGATGTCGTAGTGTTAGGGCAGACAGTCATTGTTCCTGAAGGGAAAACAGTTGAAGGAGATATGGTTGTCAAGAATGGTGATATTAAGGTTGAAGGTACAGTGGAAGGCAATCTGACAGTGATCAATGGAGATAAGTATCTTGCGGGAGCTGGCGAGGTTACGGGAGATATTGAAGAGATTGATCAATTATTTGAATGGGTCTGGTATAATGTGAAGGAAACGGTAAAAAATATATTTTAA